One part of the Candidatus Bathyarchaeota archaeon genome encodes these proteins:
- a CDS encoding YhfC family intramembrane metalloprotease → MENINPIFIIQPVVTIAIGAALMLYWYKKRHFHTNVWLYSLAAYAIAIGLKYAVQIPTVGLVSGAGEVSLGLYYGLQTVVFEVGLAYVVASYAVKRSKMDRRDAEAYGSGLAFWENVAFISVLSLINLVAYYIILSGSGSIAELTYNQLTAAAPSLFASNSEALGLVGMGILERISSALIHIAWGYLCLMAVIYRKKILFFIALPMGLIDFLVPFAKYSPLLFEVVVFGLAVLSVFVAWYATKRLCLQPEIPNQQL, encoded by the coding sequence ATGGAAAACATCAACCCCATCTTCATCATCCAACCTGTCGTCACCATAGCCATCGGCGCAGCCTTAATGCTTTACTGGTACAAAAAACGGCACTTCCACACAAACGTCTGGCTCTATTCCTTGGCTGCTTACGCCATAGCCATCGGATTAAAGTATGCAGTTCAAATCCCAACCGTAGGTTTGGTTTCTGGGGCTGGCGAGGTCTCTTTGGGCTTGTATTATGGGTTGCAAACGGTGGTTTTCGAAGTGGGGTTGGCTTATGTGGTGGCTTCTTATGCAGTTAAACGCAGCAAAATGGACAGGCGGGATGCTGAGGCGTATGGTTCAGGGCTGGCGTTTTGGGAAAACGTAGCTTTCATAAGCGTACTTTCGCTGATTAACTTGGTTGCTTACTACATTATTCTTTCAGGCAGCGGTTCCATCGCGGAGTTAACCTACAACCAATTAACTGCGGCTGCGCCCTCGCTGTTTGCGTCAAACAGTGAAGCACTCGGATTGGTCGGCATGGGGATTCTTGAACGCATATCCTCTGCGTTGATTCACATAGCTTGGGGTTACCTCTGCTTGATGGCGGTTATCTACCGCAAAAAAATCCTCTTCTTCATCGCGTTACCGATGGGGTTGATTGATTTTTTGGTACCATTTGCCAAGTACTCGCCACTGTTGTTTGAGGTTGTGGTGTTTGGTTTAGCTGTGCTTTCGGTTTTTGTGGCGTGGTATGCAACTAAGAGGCTCTGTTTACAGCCTGAGATACCTAATCAGCAACTTTAG
- a CDS encoding ferritin-like domain-containing protein has translation MSVKITTEYIDMLNKAVEREIGVSLQYILQHAKMEKLMRKTLPENILLDKTTYDAVGKFLKDIAIQEMKHAATIMERIYYLGGQATTKSSKVTVGDSLSEFAKLGVKAEEEALVLYRQIIETATKMGDWETHEVFEKIYGEEEGHLFKFQEYTKFQDEKDEPSKVPLPEWRKIYTDDYFALLNKAVAAEITGIVQYTNQHEKAAFLELRRKNTPLETITETNKADVVSKLLKGVFMQEMEHLEKISERIYLLEGEAVAKPDPLPVVGETAQDFLILDHALESSAITLYRQIIAEALKRGDTTTRRLFEDIVMQEEEHFWSFDDFIR, from the coding sequence ATGTCAGTCAAAATAACAACAGAATACATAGACATGTTGAACAAGGCAGTTGAACGCGAAATCGGCGTTTCACTTCAATACATTCTCCAACATGCCAAGATGGAGAAGCTAATGCGCAAAACACTGCCCGAAAACATACTCCTCGACAAAACCACCTACGACGCAGTCGGAAAATTCCTAAAAGACATCGCCATCCAAGAAATGAAGCATGCAGCCACCATAATGGAACGCATCTACTACCTCGGCGGACAAGCCACCACTAAATCCAGCAAAGTCACCGTCGGCGACAGCTTAAGCGAATTCGCCAAGTTGGGCGTAAAAGCTGAAGAAGAAGCCCTAGTGCTCTATCGGCAAATCATCGAGACTGCTACAAAGATGGGCGACTGGGAAACACATGAAGTCTTCGAGAAAATCTACGGCGAAGAAGAAGGTCACCTTTTCAAATTCCAAGAATACACCAAATTCCAAGACGAAAAAGATGAACCCAGCAAGGTTCCGCTTCCTGAGTGGCGCAAAATCTACACCGACGACTACTTTGCCTTACTCAACAAGGCAGTAGCAGCAGAAATCACAGGCATAGTACAATACACCAACCAACACGAAAAAGCTGCGTTCCTCGAATTACGCCGCAAAAACACCCCGCTTGAAACCATCACCGAAACCAACAAAGCCGACGTCGTCAGCAAACTGCTCAAAGGTGTCTTTATGCAGGAAATGGAGCATCTGGAGAAAATCAGCGAACGCATCTACCTCCTTGAGGGCGAAGCAGTAGCTAAACCTGATCCGTTGCCAGTCGTCGGAGAAACCGCACAAGACTTCCTGATCCTTGACCATGCATTGGAAAGCAGCGCAATAACGTTGTACCGCCAAATTATCGCTGAAGCACTTAAACGCGGCGACACCACCACAAGGCGCCTCTTTGAAGACATCGTCATGCAAGAAGAAGAACACTTCTGGTCATTTGACGACTTCATAAGATAA
- the dnaK gene encoding molecular chaperone DnaK: protein MSNQKTSQKVLGIDLGTTNSAAAIYEGGHATVIPSAEGPTMAGKMFPSVVAFTKDGQLLVGEPAKRQATTNAEGTIFEIKRKMGTNYKVNIHGKEYTPQQISAFILQKIKKDAETYLGTPVNKAVITVPAHFDDNQRQATKDAGEIAGFEVMRIINEPTAACLAYGIDKLEHEMKILVFSFGGGTHDVTLMDFGKGVFQVLSTSGDTQLGGTDVDKAVMGYILEEFKRQTGVDVSNDRMAMSRLKDAAEKAKIELSTLMSTDIDLPFLTADASGPKHLHLTLTRTKLESLAQPIIERTKPTLLKALEDAKLTPQQVDKIILIGGMTRMPLVQRFVEQILGKAPERGIDPMESVAIGAAIQGGVVTGEVKDLLLLDVTPLSLGVETMGGVMTKVLEKNTTIPTKRSQIFTTAADFQTAVTIHVLQGERAMAADNVSLGMFNLVDLPPAPRGVPQIEVTFDIDANGILNVTAKDRGTGKESKITITASTKLSKEEKERLIREAEQFAEQDRKKREEAETRNAADSLIYTAERTKQDLAGKLSTDETAKIDAAVTELKNALASNDMAQVKAKSDALQKVLQEVGTKVYQQAAAEAAKQQQAQGGQQAGPQAGAGPQGPFTGGPEQGGPSGDNVVDSEDYKVK, encoded by the coding sequence GCAGGCAAAATGTTTCCCTCAGTAGTTGCTTTCACCAAGGATGGACAGCTGCTAGTCGGAGAACCTGCAAAGAGGCAAGCCACCACCAACGCTGAAGGAACAATCTTTGAAATAAAACGCAAAATGGGAACAAACTACAAAGTCAACATTCACGGCAAAGAATACACTCCACAGCAAATCTCAGCTTTCATACTGCAGAAAATCAAAAAAGACGCCGAAACCTACCTCGGTACACCCGTGAACAAAGCCGTCATCACCGTTCCCGCACACTTCGATGACAACCAACGCCAAGCAACCAAAGATGCAGGCGAAATCGCGGGCTTTGAAGTTATGCGTATCATCAACGAACCCACCGCAGCCTGCCTTGCATACGGCATCGACAAACTTGAGCATGAAATGAAAATCCTCGTGTTCAGTTTCGGCGGCGGAACCCACGATGTCACCCTGATGGATTTCGGCAAAGGAGTGTTCCAAGTACTTAGTACAAGCGGCGACACCCAACTCGGCGGAACTGACGTGGACAAAGCAGTCATGGGCTACATCCTCGAAGAGTTCAAGCGCCAAACAGGCGTAGACGTCTCAAACGACCGCATGGCCATGTCTAGATTGAAAGATGCTGCTGAGAAAGCGAAAATCGAGCTTTCCACATTGATGAGCACAGACATCGACCTGCCCTTCTTAACTGCCGACGCTTCAGGACCCAAACACCTCCACTTAACACTTACAAGAACAAAACTGGAATCCCTCGCACAACCCATCATAGAACGCACAAAACCCACACTACTAAAAGCACTCGAAGACGCCAAACTCACACCACAACAAGTCGACAAAATCATCCTAATCGGTGGCATGACCCGAATGCCCTTAGTTCAACGTTTCGTGGAGCAGATCTTGGGCAAAGCCCCTGAACGGGGAATCGACCCCATGGAAAGCGTCGCGATAGGTGCAGCCATACAGGGCGGTGTAGTTACAGGTGAAGTAAAAGACCTGCTACTGTTAGACGTCACACCTTTGTCGCTGGGAGTTGAAACCATGGGTGGAGTCATGACTAAGGTGCTCGAAAAGAACACCACCATCCCTACCAAACGTAGCCAAATCTTCACAACCGCCGCAGACTTCCAAACCGCCGTCACCATCCACGTCTTACAAGGCGAACGCGCCATGGCAGCAGACAACGTCTCGTTGGGAATGTTTAACCTCGTTGACCTACCGCCAGCACCCAGAGGAGTACCCCAAATCGAAGTGACCTTTGACATTGACGCCAACGGCATCCTAAACGTAACCGCTAAAGATCGTGGCACAGGCAAAGAATCCAAAATCACCATCACAGCCTCAACCAAACTCTCTAAAGAAGAAAAAGAACGCCTCATACGTGAAGCAGAGCAATTTGCAGAGCAAGACCGCAAGAAGAGAGAGGAAGCTGAAACACGCAACGCAGCAGACAGCCTCATCTATACAGCTGAACGCACCAAACAAGACTTAGCAGGCAAACTCTCCACGGATGAAACCGCGAAAATCGACGCAGCCGTAACAGAACTCAAAAACGCCTTAGCAAGCAACGACATGGCACAAGTTAAAGCCAAATCAGACGCGCTACAGAAGGTACTTCAAGAAGTCGGCACCAAAGTCTACCAGCAAGCCGCAGCTGAAGCCGCAAAGCAGCAACAGGCACAGGGAGGCCAGCAGGCTGGTCCACAAGCCGGAGCAGGTCCACAAGGACCCTTTACAGGCGGACCCGAGCAGGGTGGCCCATCAGGCGATAACGTGGTTGACTCAGAAGACTACAAAGTCAAATAA